A genomic window from Cotesia glomerata isolate CgM1 linkage group LG7, MPM_Cglom_v2.3, whole genome shotgun sequence includes:
- the LOC123268548 gene encoding histone H3.3A yields MARTKQTARKSTGGKAPRKQLATKAARKSAPSTGGVKKPHRYRPGTVALREIRRYQKSTELLIRKLPFQRLVREIAQDFKTDLRFQSAAIGALQEASEAYLVGLFEDTNLCAIHAKRVTIMPKDIQLARRIRGERA; encoded by the exons ATGGCACGTACAAAGCAGACAGCCCGTAAATCAACCGGAGGAAAAGCTCCGAGAAAACAATTGGCAACAAAAGCCGCCCGTAAGAGCGCACCGTCCACTGGTGGAGTTAAGAAACCTCATCGTTAccg CCCAGGTACCGTCGCTCTTCGTGAAATCAGAAGATACCAGAAGTCTACTGAGTTGTTGATCAGAAAATTGCCCTTCCAACGATTGGTTCGTGAAATCGCTCAGGATTTCAAGACCGACTTGCGTTTCCAGAGTGCAGCCATCGGCGCTCTTCAGGAAGCTTCTGAAGCTTATTTGGTTGGTCTTTTTGAAGACACTAACTTGTGCGCTATTCACGCCAAGCGTGTCACCATTATGCCGAAAGACATCCAATTGGCTCGACGAATCCGTGGTGAACGTGCTTAA